One window of Mesorhizobium sp. WSM4904 genomic DNA carries:
- a CDS encoding 4Fe-4S dicluster domain-containing protein: MTCLPARTDKKLGLVIDLDTCVGCQACVTACKEWNTGGHMAPLTDTDPYGGHADGVWFNRVHAYEHTTETGGRTVNFPRSCLHCEQPACVTVCPTGASYKRTSDGIVLVDEDKCIGCKLCSWACPYGAREFDTDVGVMKKCTLCVDRIYNDNLATEDRVPACVAACPTSARHFGDLGDPASAISRLVEERGGVDLMPELGYKPTNKYLPPRALSEHAAKVDAPALEPIRAEGGFLGWIDRMLSN, from the coding sequence ATGACCTGCCTACCCGCCCGGACCGACAAAAAGCTTGGCCTGGTCATCGACCTCGACACCTGCGTCGGCTGCCAGGCCTGCGTCACCGCCTGCAAGGAATGGAACACTGGCGGCCACATGGCGCCGCTGACCGACACCGATCCTTATGGCGGGCATGCCGACGGCGTATGGTTCAATCGCGTTCACGCCTACGAGCACACGACCGAGACGGGCGGCCGCACGGTGAATTTTCCGCGCTCTTGTCTCCACTGCGAGCAGCCGGCCTGCGTCACCGTCTGCCCGACGGGCGCCTCCTACAAGCGCACCTCGGACGGCATCGTGCTGGTCGACGAGGACAAATGCATCGGCTGCAAGCTGTGCAGTTGGGCCTGCCCTTATGGCGCGCGCGAGTTCGATACGGATGTCGGCGTGATGAAGAAATGCACGCTCTGCGTCGACCGCATCTACAACGACAATCTGGCGACCGAAGATCGCGTGCCGGCATGTGTCGCCGCCTGCCCGACCAGCGCCCGGCATTTCGGCGATCTCGGCGATCCGGCCTCGGCGATCTCGCGGCTTGTGGAGGAGCGGGGCGGCGTCGACCTGATGCCGGAACTTGGCTACAAGCCGACCAACAAATATCTGCCGCCGCGCGCCCTCAGCGAACACGCGGCGAAGGTCGATGCGCCGGCGCTGGAGCCGATCCGGGCGGAGGGCGGCTTCCTCGGCTGGATCGACCGCATGCTTTCGAATTAG
- a CDS encoding Hsp70 family protein, whose product MQSAFGGIDFGTSNSTVGVIRNGRARLVALEGEQPTLPSAVFFNFEDGHTYFGRRAIADYTDSVEGRLMRSLKSVLGSSLANEKTRIKARLIGFTDIIGFFISHLKTRLEEDAGGPVERVVLGRPVQFVDDDAEADAKAQSELEKAARAQGFKHIAFQFEPIAAALDYEQNVAREELALIVDMGGGTSDFSVVRVSPERARSDDRKGDILANRGIHIGGTDFDRLLSIAHVMPELGYLTPTKDGKRNLPASYFIDLATWQRINLVYTAKAMSDLKQIRFEAERADLVGRFIHIVEHRYGHAMAGLVERAKIALTDQSSAEVKVSLPGARFAAEITRAGLEETIGGDIDRVTATVRQTIADAGVPASAITAVFLTGGSTAIPLAKRRILSLVPQASVIEGDMFGSVGLGLALDARRKFA is encoded by the coding sequence ATGCAATCAGCATTCGGCGGCATCGATTTCGGCACGTCCAATTCCACGGTGGGCGTGATCCGAAACGGCCGGGCACGACTGGTGGCGCTCGAGGGCGAACAGCCCACCCTGCCGAGCGCCGTCTTCTTCAACTTCGAGGACGGCCATACCTATTTCGGCCGCCGCGCGATCGCCGACTACACCGACAGTGTCGAGGGCCGGCTGATGCGCTCGCTGAAAAGCGTTCTCGGCAGCTCGCTCGCCAACGAGAAGACGCGCATCAAGGCGCGGCTGATCGGCTTCACCGACATCATCGGCTTCTTCATCAGCCATTTGAAGACGCGGCTTGAGGAGGATGCCGGCGGCCCGGTCGAACGCGTCGTGCTCGGCCGCCCCGTGCAATTCGTCGACGACGATGCCGAGGCCGATGCGAAGGCGCAAAGCGAGCTCGAGAAGGCGGCGCGCGCGCAAGGCTTCAAGCACATCGCCTTCCAGTTCGAGCCGATCGCGGCCGCGCTGGACTACGAGCAGAACGTCGCCCGCGAAGAGCTGGCGCTGATCGTCGACATGGGCGGCGGCACCTCCGACTTCTCGGTCGTGCGCGTCTCGCCGGAGCGCGCCCGCTCGGACGACCGCAAGGGCGACATCCTCGCCAATCGCGGCATCCATATCGGCGGCACGGATTTCGACCGGCTGCTCAGCATCGCCCATGTCATGCCCGAGCTCGGCTATCTGACGCCGACCAAGGACGGCAAGCGCAATCTGCCGGCGAGCTATTTCATCGACCTCGCGACCTGGCAGCGCATCAACCTGGTCTATACCGCCAAGGCGATGTCCGACCTGAAGCAGATTCGCTTCGAGGCGGAGCGCGCCGATCTGGTCGGCCGCTTCATCCACATCGTCGAGCATCGTTACGGGCATGCGATGGCCGGCCTGGTCGAACGGGCCAAGATCGCGCTGACCGACCAGTCCTCGGCGGAGGTGAAGGTGTCGCTGCCCGGCGCGCGCTTCGCGGCCGAGATCACACGCGCCGGCCTGGAGGAGACGATCGGCGGCGACATCGATCGGGTGACCGCGACGGTCAGGCAGACAATCGCCGACGCCGGCGTTCCCGCTTCCGCCATCACCGCTGTGTTCCTCACCGGCGGCTCGACGGCAATCCCGCTGGCAAAACGGCGGATCCTTTCGCTGGTGCCGCAGGCCTCCGTCATCGAAGGCGACATGTTCGGCTCGGTCGGGCTCGGCCTGGCGCTGGATGCGCGGCGGAAGTTTGCCTGA
- a CDS encoding LysR family transcriptional regulator: MTLDQLRIFVAVAEHGHMTKAAELLGISQSAASAAIRALESQHGVRLFNRVGRNIELAQTGHRFLPEAKAVLERAAAAHNVLEHVSQTITGSLSISASQTIASYWLPRRLAAFHEAYPAVRLSVTIGNTRQVEANVLDGRADFGLVEGRTESDILRRATVDEDRMMLVVARSHPEIPTTPAGNLDIRALRWIIREGGSGTREALEDFARGEGVSPAELQIFLVLPSNEAVRQAVEAGAGATIISELVVARSLTEGSLRSVPVELPKRDFAMITHRDRQASLAQMALKAHLGGKVG; the protein is encoded by the coding sequence ATGACACTCGATCAGCTGCGCATATTCGTCGCCGTCGCCGAGCATGGCCACATGACCAAGGCGGCCGAGTTGCTCGGCATCTCGCAGTCCGCCGCCTCTGCCGCCATCCGCGCGCTCGAAAGCCAGCATGGCGTGCGCCTGTTCAACCGGGTTGGGCGCAACATCGAGCTTGCGCAGACCGGCCACCGCTTTCTGCCCGAGGCCAAGGCCGTCCTTGAGCGCGCGGCCGCCGCCCACAATGTGCTGGAACACGTCTCGCAAACCATCACCGGCAGCCTGTCGATATCGGCCAGCCAGACCATCGCCAGCTATTGGCTGCCGAGGCGCCTGGCCGCGTTCCACGAAGCCTATCCGGCGGTGCGCCTCAGCGTCACCATCGGCAACACGAGGCAGGTGGAGGCCAATGTGCTGGACGGCAGGGCCGATTTCGGCCTGGTCGAAGGCCGCACCGAATCCGACATCCTGCGGCGCGCCACGGTCGACGAGGACCGCATGATGCTGGTCGTGGCGCGCTCGCACCCCGAAATTCCGACGACCCCGGCGGGAAACCTCGACATCAGGGCATTGCGCTGGATCATCAGGGAAGGCGGGTCGGGCACGCGCGAGGCGCTGGAGGATTTCGCGCGCGGCGAAGGCGTTTCGCCGGCGGAGCTGCAGATATTCCTCGTCCTACCCAGCAACGAGGCGGTGCGTCAGGCCGTGGAGGCCGGCGCCGGCGCCACTATCATCTCGGAGCTCGTCGTCGCACGCTCCCTGACGGAGGGCAGCCTGAGGTCTGTGCCGGTAGAATTGCCGAAGCGCGACTTCGCCATGATCACCCACCGCGACCGGCAGGCGAGCCTCGCCCAGATGGCGCTGAAGGCGCATTTGGGCGGGAAGGTTGGCTGA
- a CDS encoding sulfite exporter TauE/SafE family protein: protein MGIYLPIAEISVNVFVLLAMGAAVGFLSGMFGVGGGFLITPLLIFYNIPPAIAVATGANQVIASSFSGALSHMKRGTLDFKLGGVLLAGGIVGSTAGIFVFALLRRLGQLDLFISLLYVALLGTVGGLMLVESVNALRATRSGAAPVLKKSGQHNWIHRLPFKMRFRASKLFVSVIPVLGLGAAIGFLSSIMGVGGGFIMVPALIYLLKVPTNVVIGTSLFQIIFTSAYTTLVHSTTNQTVDVILAFLLMAGGVAGAQYGAKAGQRLRGEQLRALLALLVLAVAIRLAIDLFATPPNPYSLSAAGLS, encoded by the coding sequence GTGGGCATCTATCTCCCGATCGCGGAAATTTCCGTCAACGTCTTCGTGCTGCTGGCGATGGGCGCGGCGGTGGGTTTCCTGTCGGGCATGTTCGGGGTGGGCGGTGGCTTCCTCATCACGCCGCTGTTGATCTTCTACAACATCCCGCCGGCGATCGCGGTGGCCACCGGCGCCAACCAGGTCATCGCCTCCTCCTTCTCCGGCGCGCTTTCGCACATGAAGCGCGGCACGCTCGACTTCAAGCTCGGCGGCGTGCTACTTGCCGGCGGCATCGTCGGCTCGACCGCCGGCATCTTTGTCTTTGCGCTGCTGCGCCGGCTCGGCCAGTTGGACCTGTTCATCTCGCTGCTCTATGTCGCGCTGCTCGGCACCGTCGGCGGACTGATGCTGGTCGAGAGCGTCAACGCGCTGCGCGCCACCCGCAGCGGCGCGGCACCGGTGCTGAAGAAATCAGGCCAGCACAACTGGATCCACCGGCTGCCGTTCAAGATGCGCTTCCGCGCCTCGAAGCTGTTCGTCAGCGTCATCCCGGTGCTTGGGCTCGGCGCGGCGATCGGCTTCCTGTCCTCGATCATGGGCGTCGGCGGCGGCTTCATCATGGTGCCGGCGCTGATCTACCTGCTCAAGGTGCCTACCAACGTCGTCATCGGCACCTCGCTGTTCCAGATCATCTTCACCTCGGCCTATACCACGCTGGTGCATTCCACCACCAACCAGACAGTCGACGTGATCCTCGCCTTCCTCTTGATGGCCGGCGGCGTCGCCGGCGCGCAATATGGCGCCAAGGCGGGCCAGAGGCTGCGCGGCGAGCAGCTGCGGGCCCTGCTTGCGCTGCTGGTGCTGGCGGTTGCCATCCGCCTGGCCATAGACCTCTTCGCGACGCCGCCCAATCCCTACTCGCTCTCCGCCGCGGGCCTGAGCTGA
- the pdeM gene encoding ligase-associated DNA damage response endonuclease PdeM, protein MNFSLSRATLIAEADLVGIAGERAVCDRRGVLYFPDLRLLAVSDLHLEKGSSFARRGALIPPYDTGATLLKLQAVIADYQPRIVVSLGDSFHDGGGAERMHLSFRERLEAMMAGRDWFWVAGNHDPEAPADLPGETVKELAIGSLLFRHEPSKLRVEGEIAGHLHPCARIVQRGRSVRRRCFAGDGGRMIMPAFGAYTGSLNVLDRAYAGLFRLETLVAYMLGTERIFAISGSMLRPG, encoded by the coding sequence ATGAATTTTTCGCTGTCGCGCGCAACGCTGATCGCCGAGGCCGACCTTGTCGGCATCGCCGGCGAGCGCGCGGTTTGCGACCGGCGCGGCGTGCTCTATTTCCCCGATCTGCGGCTGCTCGCGGTCTCCGACCTGCATCTCGAAAAGGGCTCGTCCTTCGCCAGGCGCGGCGCGCTCATCCCGCCCTACGACACCGGCGCCACCTTGCTCAAGCTGCAGGCGGTGATCGCCGACTATCAGCCGCGGATCGTCGTCAGCCTTGGCGACTCCTTCCACGACGGCGGCGGTGCCGAGCGCATGCATCTGAGCTTCCGTGAGCGGCTGGAGGCAATGATGGCCGGCCGCGACTGGTTCTGGGTTGCCGGCAACCACGATCCCGAGGCGCCCGCCGACCTGCCGGGCGAAACGGTGAAGGAACTCGCCATCGGCTCGCTGCTCTTTCGCCACGAGCCCTCGAAGCTGCGGGTGGAAGGCGAGATCGCCGGCCATCTTCATCCTTGCGCCCGCATCGTACAGCGCGGCCGCTCGGTCAGACGGCGCTGCTTTGCCGGCGATGGCGGCCGCATGATCATGCCGGCCTTCGGCGCCTACACCGGCTCGCTCAACGTGCTCGACCGCGCCTATGCCGGCCTGTTCCGCCTGGAAACGCTTGTTGCCTATATGCTCGGCACCGAGCGCATCTTTGCGATCTCCGGCTCTATGCTGCGGCCCGGCTGA
- a CDS encoding molybdopterin oxidoreductase family protein gives MSSGAPRGANSAPSQQPLSDTRAPKEGDGVDTSPNVSDRIAKTTCYMCACRCGIDVHIKDGKVRYINGNKDHPVNRGVICGKGSAGIMQHYSPARLRKPLLRAGPRGYGEFREIEWEEALTIASERLSAIRRADPKKLAFFTGRDQSQSLTGWWASQFGTPNFAAHGGFCSVNMAAGGLYTIGGSFWEFGEPDWDNTKYFMLFGVAEDHDSNPIKIGLGKLKARGAKVVSINPCRTGYNAIADDWIGIRPGTDGLFVLALVHELLKAGRIDLDYLLRYTNAAVLVIQDPGAADDGLFVRDDAGDLLALDRVTKQPVKATDPETKPALTGDYTVNGRRCTPVFQLIADRYLHENYSPDVVAGRCGVGADTIRRIAAELAHVAFEQTIELPVAWTDWAGRRHETIKGRPVSMHAMRGISAHSNGFHSCRAIHLLQVLLGTVDVPGGFRFKPPYPRCAPPGPKPAGKNVRPMTPLEGMPLGFVCGPDDLLVDGAGRPTRIDKAYSWEAPLAAHGLMHSVIRNAWAGDPYPIDTLMMYMSNMAWNSSMNTVETIRMLTDRDEDGAYKIPFIIYSDAYYSETVPFADLVLPDTTYLERHDCISLLDRPISHADGPGDAIRHPVVQPDRDVRPFQSVLIELGARLGLPGFVTDDGSARYRDYADYIVNHERAPGIGPLAGWRGKNGGAIGKGEVNPDQLQRYIDNGGFWHHDFSNDQRYYKMGNRAYLDFAVQMGFIPKAERTVFQLYSEPMQRFRLAARGHGQLQPPEAERGRIEAYMDPLPFWYAPFEDEAVDLQRYPLHALTQRPMHMYHSWGSQNAWLRQITSQNRLFVHRETAGRLGLADDDWVWIESINGRVKGQIKLIDGVNPDTVWTWNAIGKRRGSWGLQDDAAESNRGFLLNHIIGDQTAADANGKRYSNSDPVTGQAAWFDVRVRLVKCMPEEAGFTEPQFERFAQLPNVEPSPDVLRYGAAFRMKREAAE, from the coding sequence ATGAGCAGCGGTGCGCCACGCGGCGCCAACTCCGCACCCTCCCAGCAGCCGCTGTCCGACACGCGCGCACCGAAGGAGGGCGACGGCGTCGACACCTCGCCGAACGTCTCCGACCGCATCGCCAAGACCACCTGCTACATGTGCGCCTGCCGCTGCGGCATCGACGTCCACATCAAGGACGGCAAGGTGCGCTACATCAACGGCAACAAGGACCACCCGGTGAACCGCGGCGTGATCTGCGGCAAGGGCAGCGCCGGCATCATGCAGCATTACAGCCCGGCGCGGCTGAGGAAACCCTTGCTGCGCGCCGGCCCGCGCGGCTACGGTGAGTTCCGCGAGATCGAGTGGGAGGAGGCGCTCACCATAGCCTCCGAGCGGCTGTCGGCGATCCGCCGCGCCGATCCGAAAAAGCTCGCCTTCTTCACCGGGCGCGACCAGTCGCAATCGCTGACGGGCTGGTGGGCGAGCCAATTCGGCACGCCGAATTTCGCCGCCCATGGCGGCTTCTGCTCGGTCAATATGGCGGCCGGCGGCCTCTACACAATCGGCGGCTCGTTCTGGGAGTTCGGCGAGCCCGACTGGGACAATACGAAATACTTCATGCTGTTCGGCGTCGCCGAGGACCATGATTCCAACCCGATCAAGATCGGCCTCGGCAAGCTCAAGGCTCGCGGCGCCAAGGTCGTCTCGATCAATCCGTGCCGCACTGGCTACAACGCCATCGCCGACGATTGGATCGGCATCAGGCCGGGCACGGACGGCTTATTCGTGCTCGCCCTCGTCCACGAACTGCTCAAGGCCGGCCGCATCGATCTCGACTATCTGCTGCGCTACACCAACGCTGCCGTACTCGTGATCCAGGATCCAGGTGCAGCAGATGACGGCTTGTTCGTTCGCGACGACGCCGGCGATCTACTCGCCCTGGACAGGGTGACCAAGCAACCGGTCAAGGCTACCGACCCCGAAACAAAACCGGCGTTGACTGGAGACTATACGGTCAACGGACGCCGCTGCACGCCGGTGTTCCAGCTCATCGCCGACCGCTACCTGCACGAAAACTATTCGCCGGATGTCGTTGCGGGGCGCTGCGGGGTCGGCGCCGATACGATCCGCCGGATCGCGGCGGAACTGGCGCATGTCGCCTTCGAGCAAACGATCGAGCTGCCGGTCGCCTGGACCGACTGGGCGGGCCGGCGCCACGAGACGATCAAGGGACGGCCTGTATCGATGCATGCCATGCGCGGCATCTCGGCCCATTCCAACGGTTTTCATAGCTGCCGCGCCATCCACCTGCTGCAGGTTCTGCTCGGCACCGTGGATGTGCCCGGCGGCTTCCGCTTCAAGCCGCCCTATCCCCGTTGCGCGCCTCCGGGGCCCAAGCCCGCCGGCAAAAACGTCCGACCGATGACGCCGCTCGAGGGCATGCCGCTCGGCTTCGTTTGCGGCCCCGACGATCTGCTCGTCGATGGGGCCGGCCGGCCTACCCGCATCGACAAGGCCTATTCCTGGGAGGCGCCTTTGGCGGCGCACGGCCTGATGCATAGCGTCATCCGCAACGCCTGGGCCGGCGATCCCTATCCGATCGACACTCTGATGATGTACATGTCGAACATGGCGTGGAACTCCTCGATGAACACCGTCGAGACGATTCGTATGCTGACCGACAGGGACGAGGACGGCGCCTACAAAATCCCCTTCATCATCTATTCCGACGCCTATTACTCCGAGACCGTGCCGTTCGCCGATCTGGTTCTGCCCGACACCACCTATCTCGAGCGGCATGACTGCATCAGCCTGCTCGATCGGCCGATCAGCCATGCCGACGGGCCGGGCGACGCCATCCGCCATCCGGTGGTGCAGCCGGACCGCGACGTGCGGCCGTTCCAGTCGGTGCTGATCGAGCTCGGCGCGCGGCTCGGACTGCCCGGCTTCGTCACCGACGACGGCTCGGCGAGATACCGCGACTATGCCGATTACATCGTCAACCACGAGCGCGCGCCCGGCATCGGCCCGCTCGCCGGGTGGCGCGGCAAAAACGGCGGCGCGATCGGCAAGGGCGAGGTCAATCCGGACCAGTTGCAGCGCTACATCGACAATGGCGGCTTCTGGCACCACGATTTTTCCAACGACCAGCGCTACTACAAGATGGGCAATCGCGCCTATCTCGACTTCGCGGTGCAGATGGGATTCATCCCTAAGGCCGAACGAACCGTCTTCCAGCTTTACTCCGAGCCGATGCAGCGCTTTCGCCTCGCCGCACGCGGCCATGGACAGCTGCAGCCGCCGGAGGCCGAGCGCGGCCGCATCGAAGCCTACATGGATCCGCTGCCCTTCTGGTACGCGCCCTTCGAGGACGAGGCCGTCGATCTGCAAAGATATCCATTGCATGCACTGACGCAGCGGCCGATGCACATGTACCATTCCTGGGGTTCGCAGAATGCGTGGCTGCGGCAGATCACCAGCCAGAACCGGCTGTTCGTGCATCGGGAAACGGCCGGCAGACTTGGCCTTGCCGACGACGACTGGGTGTGGATCGAGAGCATCAACGGCCGGGTGAAAGGCCAGATCAAGCTCATCGACGGCGTGAACCCGGACACGGTTTGGACCTGGAACGCGATCGGCAAGCGGCGCGGCAGCTGGGGCCTGCAGGACGATGCCGCCGAGAGCAATCGCGGCTTCCTGCTCAACCACATCATCGGCGACCAGACCGCGGCCGACGCCAACGGCAAGCGCTACTCGAACTCCGATCCCGTCACCGGACAGGCGGCATGGTTCGACGTGCGTGTGCGCCTCGTCAAATGCATGCCCGAGGAAGCCGGCTTCACCGAGCCGCAGTTCGAGCGTTTTGCCCAACTGCCAAACGTCGAGCCGTCACCGGATGTGCTTCGCTACGGCGCCGCATTCCGCATGAAAAGGGAGGCCGCCGAATGA
- a CDS encoding TIGR02186 family protein: protein MAGSRAFAATVSLLLFLALSPATAQTPPPAEGIQIGLSTDAISITAGFSGADLTIFGSLENPDPLVSRQGRYDVIVVLEGPPRPVVVRRKDRVLGVWINLESETFENVPVSYSVATTRPLQDIADPTKYRQLSLGSQNLYMKPADETESPATIEEFTAALRERKTATGLYSENVGGVQFLSQSLFRATVRLAPNIPVGTHKARAFLFKSGMFVKESSAQLEIRKSGFEQSVFRVAHDYSFLYGVFAVSLAMLTGWLGRIVFRKD from the coding sequence ATGGCGGGGTCGAGAGCGTTCGCAGCAACCGTTTCGCTTCTGCTGTTCCTCGCCCTGTCGCCGGCGACGGCGCAAACGCCGCCGCCCGCCGAGGGCATCCAGATCGGCCTGTCGACCGACGCGATCTCCATCACCGCCGGCTTCTCGGGCGCCGATCTCACCATCTTCGGGTCGCTGGAAAATCCCGACCCGCTGGTGTCGCGGCAGGGGCGCTACGATGTCATCGTCGTGCTCGAAGGGCCGCCACGGCCGGTGGTCGTGCGCCGCAAGGACAGGGTGCTCGGCGTCTGGATCAATCTGGAATCGGAAACGTTCGAAAACGTGCCGGTGTCCTATTCGGTCGCCACGACGCGACCCTTGCAGGACATCGCCGACCCGACCAAGTACAGGCAGCTCTCGCTGGGCTCCCAGAACCTCTATATGAAGCCCGCCGACGAGACCGAGAGCCCGGCGACGATCGAGGAATTCACCGCAGCGTTGCGCGAGCGCAAGACTGCGACCGGCCTCTACAGCGAGAATGTCGGGGGCGTGCAGTTCTTGTCGCAAAGCCTGTTCCGCGCCACGGTGCGTCTGGCGCCCAACATTCCGGTCGGCACGCACAAGGCGCGCGCCTTCCTGTTCAAGAGCGGCATGTTCGTGAAGGAAAGCTCCGCCCAACTCGAAATCCGCAAATCCGGTTTCGAACAGTCGGTCTTCCGCGTCGCGCATGACTATTCCTTCCTCTATGGCGTGTTTGCCGTGTCGCTCGCCATGCTCACCGGCTGGCTCGGACGCATCGTCTTCCGCAAAGATTGA
- a CDS encoding DmsC/YnfH family molybdoenzyme membrane anchor subunit, producing the protein MHPAFSVVFFTTATGAGYGLLALLGGLGGLGFIQPELWLGFVGMALALGLIIAGLLSSTGHLGRPERAWRAFSQWRSSWLSREGVASVATFIPAGLFGIGWVFFGRSGGWVAVAGLLTSAGAITTVGTTGMIYASLKPVAQWHSPFTLPAYFIFAGMTGGVLLNALLQGFAMDSTAVLTGALLASLAGWAWKLATWRHNDRLEIPTTANTATGLAGGTVRSIEWPHTEENYLLKEMGFRIARKHSAKLRRITQALAFAVPAILLVIALVSPRPVAAIASVLAAICQLAGMLVERWLFFAEAKHTVTLYYGR; encoded by the coding sequence ATGCATCCCGCTTTCTCGGTCGTCTTCTTCACCACCGCTACCGGGGCCGGCTACGGCCTGCTGGCGCTGCTCGGCGGGCTCGGCGGGCTGGGTTTCATCCAGCCCGAGTTGTGGCTTGGCTTTGTCGGCATGGCGCTTGCGCTTGGCCTGATCATAGCCGGCCTGCTCTCCTCCACCGGACATCTCGGCCGGCCCGAACGCGCCTGGCGCGCCTTCTCGCAATGGCGCAGCTCCTGGCTGTCGCGCGAAGGCGTGGCGTCGGTCGCGACCTTCATCCCTGCCGGGTTGTTCGGCATCGGCTGGGTGTTCTTCGGCCGAAGCGGCGGCTGGGTTGCGGTTGCTGGCCTGCTGACTTCAGCCGGCGCGATCACCACGGTCGGTACGACGGGCATGATCTACGCCTCGCTGAAGCCGGTCGCGCAGTGGCACAGTCCCTTTACGCTGCCGGCCTATTTCATCTTCGCGGGCATGACAGGCGGCGTGCTGCTCAACGCCCTTCTCCAGGGTTTCGCCATGGATTCGACGGCGGTGCTGACCGGCGCGCTGCTTGCCTCGCTTGCCGGCTGGGCCTGGAAGCTCGCGACCTGGCGGCATAACGACCGGCTGGAAATCCCGACCACCGCCAACACGGCGACGGGGCTGGCGGGCGGCACGGTGCGGTCGATCGAATGGCCGCACACCGAAGAAAACTACTTGCTCAAGGAGATGGGTTTCCGCATCGCGCGCAAGCACAGCGCCAAGCTGAGGCGGATCACGCAGGCGCTGGCCTTCGCGGTGCCGGCCATCTTGCTCGTTATCGCCCTTGTGTCTCCGCGGCCAGTCGCGGCCATAGCGTCGGTCCTCGCCGCCATTTGCCAACTCGCCGGTATGCTGGTCGAGCGCTGGCTGTTCTTCGCCGAGGCGAAGCACACGGTCACGCTTTACTATGGCAGATAG
- a CDS encoding IS256 family transposase: MTKIEDKSAIAAVKDILLSNPDGLHEVIRAVMQEVLEAEMDEALGASKSERTPERLGYRSGYYGRTLVTRVGKLELRVPQDRQGRFSTELFERYQRSERALVATLAEMYVQGVSTRKVKAITEELCGHAFSASSISAINKRLDESLKAFAERPLQEPFAYLVLDARYEKVREAGIVMSQAVLIAVGIDWDGRRQILAVEMANRESRSAWKDFLVALKARGLRGVELVVSDDHAGLVAAIGEVIPEAAWQRCYVHFLRNALDHLPRKHGDDCLQELRWLYDRRDLAEAKADLAAWLAKWSGRYPRLTTWVEETIERTLTFFRLPRQHHKHLKSTNMLERLNEEIRRRTYVVRIFPNAESCLRLVRALAVETNENWMEANRYINMDDLREHKKLALRQAA; the protein is encoded by the coding sequence ATGACCAAGATCGAAGATAAATCCGCCATAGCTGCCGTCAAAGACATTCTGCTTTCGAACCCGGATGGGCTGCACGAAGTGATCCGCGCAGTGATGCAGGAGGTCCTCGAGGCCGAGATGGACGAGGCGCTGGGCGCTTCGAAGAGCGAACGGACACCGGAGCGGCTCGGCTATCGCTCTGGGTATTACGGCCGCACGCTTGTCACCCGTGTCGGCAAGCTGGAGCTGCGGGTTCCGCAGGACCGGCAGGGGCGCTTCTCCACCGAGCTGTTCGAGCGCTACCAGCGCTCCGAGCGGGCCTTGGTGGCGACGCTTGCCGAGATGTACGTGCAAGGCGTGTCGACCCGCAAGGTCAAGGCGATCACCGAGGAGCTGTGCGGGCATGCCTTCTCGGCCTCGTCGATCTCGGCCATCAACAAACGGCTGGACGAAAGCCTGAAGGCCTTTGCCGAGCGCCCGCTTCAAGAGCCCTTTGCTTACCTCGTGCTCGATGCCCGCTACGAGAAGGTGCGCGAGGCCGGCATCGTCATGAGCCAGGCGGTGCTGATCGCGGTCGGCATCGACTGGGACGGGCGGCGCCAGATCCTGGCCGTGGAGATGGCCAATCGCGAGAGCCGCTCGGCCTGGAAGGACTTCCTCGTGGCGCTCAAGGCGCGCGGTCTCAGGGGCGTCGAACTGGTCGTGTCCGACGACCATGCCGGCCTGGTCGCGGCGATCGGCGAGGTGATTCCGGAAGCGGCCTGGCAACGCTGCTACGTGCACTTCCTCAGGAACGCGCTCGATCACCTGCCGCGCAAGCACGGCGACGACTGCCTGCAGGAGCTCAGATGGCTCTACGACCGGCGCGACCTCGCCGAGGCCAAGGCCGATCTCGCCGCGTGGCTTGCCAAATGGTCGGGCCGCTATCCGCGGCTGACGACGTGGGTGGAGGAGACCATCGAGCGCACGCTGACCTTCTTTCGCCTGCCGCGCCAGCACCACAAGCACCTGAAGTCGACCAACATGCTGGAACGCCTCAACGAAGAGATCAGGCGCCGCACCTATGTCGTGCGCATCTTTCCCAACGCCGAAAGCTGCCTGCGCCTGGTCAGGGCGCTGGCCGTCGAAACCAACGAAAACTGGATGGAGGCCAACCGCTACATCAACATGGACGACCTGCGCGAGCACAAGAAGCTCGCTCTGCGCCAAGCCGCATGA